The proteins below come from a single Chelmon rostratus isolate fCheRos1 chromosome 10, fCheRos1.pri, whole genome shotgun sequence genomic window:
- the LOC121613149 gene encoding uncharacterized protein LOC121613149 isoform X3 — protein sequence MDSSPVLRQQSQNKIHSDFLRMKNEHNKMPAHSKPTKPLSEPHLLKQDVENKHPGNSDVGRKAPVRPGGKARNKKPCTRHVPFNLSQSKSSRVATENQQPLIVSQSRTGTCAVQPDNNVRNTRLKTQNINAKPTTRAATLNSNMDSTKASGRFNGKATEETTQLSGQSGPSNKFKTSGTLSHPLSSIHNNTTHQNRAATSAQAAFNAEACLDNMNLLSLKDPSKTSHTSQDMPLTAQGNFSKGSTDKEDDFQTDHAALHSILQNEVNATGLGSATPQSKPYNYLPQRVSVMKSRQKAGPARGSVKQVQFTPDSAALQSILQNEGVKVGGPAGATPQISVRPSGRGTSIYTPQRVPVKKNRAEATGRPAAVAVKETPLKEWTPQRVRDTRHQPMSAMKWHQSSPYGSTRGLRHCKTNLQPRQEEVIQRLFDDQEDEQSTNVTDGDPETQAEQLPVQATTPKSHCEEKVETSRANSNEDEEQRILGGQPFLQEPQRESVIFFSTGKSLLRVARFEQQESSSHYEQHGLALSEQRKALPAHEETSSASEPTRQINPSVQSLHRDLHVQKTCSVAMLRKHLPALQELRMDEEVATYTSVSDSAAPSILPPRPRCGNPLASTLLFEESSRFVPIGCGLSSDPSSPWSSPLQER from the exons ATGGACTCCTCTCCAGTCCTTCGTCAGCAAAGTCAgaacaaaatccacagtgacTTTCTGAG aATGAAGAATGAACATAACAAAATGCCAGCACACTCCAAGCCTACGAAACCCCTCTCTGAACCTCACCTTCTCAAGCAGGATGTGGAGAACAAGCATCCAGGAAACTCAGACGTGGGCAGGAAGGCACCTGTGCGACCAGGT GGCAAAGCTAGGAATAAAAAGCCATGCACCCGGCATGTACCTTTCAACCTGTCGCAGTCAAAGAGCTCAAGAGTGGCCACTGAAAATCAACAGCCCCTAATTGTTTCACAATCGAGGACTGGCACTTGCGCTGTCCAACCTGATAACAATGTACGCAACACTCGTCTaaaaacccaaaacattaaCGCAAAGCCGACTACACGTGCTGCTACGTTAAACAGTAATATGGACTCAACAAAAGCTTCAGGGCGGTTCAACGGAAAGGCTACGGAAGAGACAACCCAGCTGTCAGGACAGTCTGGGCCTTCCAACAAGTTTAAGACTTCAGGCACTTTGTCCCATCCCCTGTCATCCATTCATAACAACACTACGCATCAAAACAGGGCTGCCACTTCTGCACAGGCTGCTTTTAATGCAGAAGCCTGTTTGGATAACATGAACCTGCTCAGTCTCAAAGATCCAAGCAAGACATCCCATACTAGCCAAGACATGCCGCTGACTGCTCAGGGCAATTTTTCCAAAGGTTCAACAG ACAAAGAGGACGACTTTCAGACTGACCATGCGGCATTGCACAGTATCCTCCAGAATGAGGTAAATGCCACAGGTCTGGGATCTGCGACTCCACAGTCCAAACCCTATAACTATCTG CCCCAGCGAGTGTCTGTCATGAAGAGTCGACAAAAAGCTGGACCCGCTAGAG GATCAGTGAAGCAGGTGCAGTTCACCCCCGACTCCGCTGCACTGCAAAGTATCCTGCAGAACGAGGGGGTGAAGGTCGGAGGGCCTGCGGGTGCCACGCCCCAAATCTCTGTCCGTCCGTCAGGCAGAGGCACTTCAATCTACACA CCTCAGAGAGTCCCGGTTAAAAAGAATCGTGCAGAGGCGACCGGAAGACCAGCAG cagtaGCAGTCAAAGAGACTCCGCTGAAGGAATGGACTCCACAGAGAGTCCGTGACACCAGGCATCAGCCCATGTCTGCTATG aaaTGGCATCAGTCGTCACCATACGGCAGCACCCGGGGGCTGCGGCACTGCAAAACCAACCTTCAGCCGCGCCAGGAG GAGGTCATCCAGAGATTATTTGATGATCAAGAGGACGAGCAGAGCACGAATGTGACAGATGGAGATCCTGAGACACAAGCAGAGCAGCTCCCAGTTCAAGCCACAACT CCTAAATCCCACTGCGAAGAAAAGGTAGAGACGAGCAGGGCCAACAGCAACgaggatgaggagcagaggaTTCTGGGAGGACAACCTTTCCTCCAAGAACCGCAAAGAgaatctgtcatttttttctcaacgGGCAAAAGCCTGCTGAGAGTCGCACGCTTTGAGCAGCAGGAGAGCTCATCTCATTATGAGCAGCATGGCCTGGCTTTGTCTGAACAGAGAAAGGCGCTGCCAGCACATGAAGAGACGTCATCTGCGTCAGAACCAACCCGTCAGATCAACCCTTCTGTTCAGAGTCTGCACAGAG ACCTCCATGTTCAAAAGACTTGTTCTGTGGCGATGCTGCGTAAGcatcttcctgctctgcagGAGCTGCGCATGGATGAGGAGGTGGCCACCTACACCTCTGTGTCTGACTCGGCTGCACCCAGTATTCTCCCCCCACGGCCACGCTGTGGAAACCCACTGGCCTCCACCCTGCTCTTTGAAGAGTCCTCT
- the LOC121613149 gene encoding uncharacterized protein LOC121613149 isoform X2, whose product MDSSPVLRQQSQNKIHSDFLRMKNEHNKMPAHSKPTKPLSEPHLLKQDVENKHPGNSDVGRKAPVRPGVSRLPVLAKSLRLQTPSDFSQSHCRWEEKPLAGKARNKKPCTRHVPFNLSQSKSSRVATENQQPLIVSQSRTGTCAVQPDNNVRNTRLKTQNINAKPTTRAATLNSNMDSTKASGRFNGKATEETTQLSGQSGPSNKFKTSGTLSHPLSSIHNNTTHQNRAATSAQAAFNAEACLDNMNLLSLKDPSKTSHTSQDMPLTAQGNFSKGSTDKEDDFQTDHAALHSILQNEVNATGLGSATPQSKPYNYLPQRVSVMKSRQKAGPARGSVKQVQFTPDSAALQSILQNEGVKVGGPAGATPQISVRPSGRGTSIYTPQRVPVKKNRAEATGRPAVAVKETPLKEWTPQRVRDTRHQPMSAMKWHQSSPYGSTRGLRHCKTNLQPRQEEVIQRLFDDQEDEQSTNVTDGDPETQAEQLPVQATTPKSHCEEKVETSRANSNEDEEQRILGGQPFLQEPQRESVIFFSTGKSLLRVARFEQQESSSHYEQHGLALSEQRKALPAHEETSSASEPTRQINPSVQSLHRDLHVQKTCSVAMLRKHLPALQELRMDEEVATYTSVSDSAAPSILPPRPRCGNPLASTLLFEESSRFVPIGCGLSSDPSSPWSSPLQER is encoded by the exons ATGGACTCCTCTCCAGTCCTTCGTCAGCAAAGTCAgaacaaaatccacagtgacTTTCTGAG aATGAAGAATGAACATAACAAAATGCCAGCACACTCCAAGCCTACGAAACCCCTCTCTGAACCTCACCTTCTCAAGCAGGATGTGGAGAACAAGCATCCAGGAAACTCAGACGTGGGCAGGAAGGCACCTGTGCGACCAGGTGTAAGTAGGCTTCCAGTGCTCGCAAAGTCCCTTCGTCTTCAGACTCCCTCCGACTTCAGTCAGTCTCACTGTAGGTGGGAGGAGAAACCTCTGGCT GGCAAAGCTAGGAATAAAAAGCCATGCACCCGGCATGTACCTTTCAACCTGTCGCAGTCAAAGAGCTCAAGAGTGGCCACTGAAAATCAACAGCCCCTAATTGTTTCACAATCGAGGACTGGCACTTGCGCTGTCCAACCTGATAACAATGTACGCAACACTCGTCTaaaaacccaaaacattaaCGCAAAGCCGACTACACGTGCTGCTACGTTAAACAGTAATATGGACTCAACAAAAGCTTCAGGGCGGTTCAACGGAAAGGCTACGGAAGAGACAACCCAGCTGTCAGGACAGTCTGGGCCTTCCAACAAGTTTAAGACTTCAGGCACTTTGTCCCATCCCCTGTCATCCATTCATAACAACACTACGCATCAAAACAGGGCTGCCACTTCTGCACAGGCTGCTTTTAATGCAGAAGCCTGTTTGGATAACATGAACCTGCTCAGTCTCAAAGATCCAAGCAAGACATCCCATACTAGCCAAGACATGCCGCTGACTGCTCAGGGCAATTTTTCCAAAGGTTCAACAG ACAAAGAGGACGACTTTCAGACTGACCATGCGGCATTGCACAGTATCCTCCAGAATGAGGTAAATGCCACAGGTCTGGGATCTGCGACTCCACAGTCCAAACCCTATAACTATCTG CCCCAGCGAGTGTCTGTCATGAAGAGTCGACAAAAAGCTGGACCCGCTAGAG GATCAGTGAAGCAGGTGCAGTTCACCCCCGACTCCGCTGCACTGCAAAGTATCCTGCAGAACGAGGGGGTGAAGGTCGGAGGGCCTGCGGGTGCCACGCCCCAAATCTCTGTCCGTCCGTCAGGCAGAGGCACTTCAATCTACACA CCTCAGAGAGTCCCGGTTAAAAAGAATCGTGCAGAGGCGACCGGAAGACCAGCAG taGCAGTCAAAGAGACTCCGCTGAAGGAATGGACTCCACAGAGAGTCCGTGACACCAGGCATCAGCCCATGTCTGCTATG aaaTGGCATCAGTCGTCACCATACGGCAGCACCCGGGGGCTGCGGCACTGCAAAACCAACCTTCAGCCGCGCCAGGAG GAGGTCATCCAGAGATTATTTGATGATCAAGAGGACGAGCAGAGCACGAATGTGACAGATGGAGATCCTGAGACACAAGCAGAGCAGCTCCCAGTTCAAGCCACAACT CCTAAATCCCACTGCGAAGAAAAGGTAGAGACGAGCAGGGCCAACAGCAACgaggatgaggagcagaggaTTCTGGGAGGACAACCTTTCCTCCAAGAACCGCAAAGAgaatctgtcatttttttctcaacgGGCAAAAGCCTGCTGAGAGTCGCACGCTTTGAGCAGCAGGAGAGCTCATCTCATTATGAGCAGCATGGCCTGGCTTTGTCTGAACAGAGAAAGGCGCTGCCAGCACATGAAGAGACGTCATCTGCGTCAGAACCAACCCGTCAGATCAACCCTTCTGTTCAGAGTCTGCACAGAG ACCTCCATGTTCAAAAGACTTGTTCTGTGGCGATGCTGCGTAAGcatcttcctgctctgcagGAGCTGCGCATGGATGAGGAGGTGGCCACCTACACCTCTGTGTCTGACTCGGCTGCACCCAGTATTCTCCCCCCACGGCCACGCTGTGGAAACCCACTGGCCTCCACCCTGCTCTTTGAAGAGTCCTCT
- the LOC121613149 gene encoding uncharacterized protein LOC121613149 isoform X1, with protein sequence MDSSPVLRQQSQNKIHSDFLRMKNEHNKMPAHSKPTKPLSEPHLLKQDVENKHPGNSDVGRKAPVRPGVSRLPVLAKSLRLQTPSDFSQSHCRWEEKPLAGKARNKKPCTRHVPFNLSQSKSSRVATENQQPLIVSQSRTGTCAVQPDNNVRNTRLKTQNINAKPTTRAATLNSNMDSTKASGRFNGKATEETTQLSGQSGPSNKFKTSGTLSHPLSSIHNNTTHQNRAATSAQAAFNAEACLDNMNLLSLKDPSKTSHTSQDMPLTAQGNFSKGSTDKEDDFQTDHAALHSILQNEVNATGLGSATPQSKPYNYLPQRVSVMKSRQKAGPARGSVKQVQFTPDSAALQSILQNEGVKVGGPAGATPQISVRPSGRGTSIYTPQRVPVKKNRAEATGRPAAVAVKETPLKEWTPQRVRDTRHQPMSAMKWHQSSPYGSTRGLRHCKTNLQPRQEEVIQRLFDDQEDEQSTNVTDGDPETQAEQLPVQATTPKSHCEEKVETSRANSNEDEEQRILGGQPFLQEPQRESVIFFSTGKSLLRVARFEQQESSSHYEQHGLALSEQRKALPAHEETSSASEPTRQINPSVQSLHRDLHVQKTCSVAMLRKHLPALQELRMDEEVATYTSVSDSAAPSILPPRPRCGNPLASTLLFEESSRFVPIGCGLSSDPSSPWSSPLQER encoded by the exons ATGGACTCCTCTCCAGTCCTTCGTCAGCAAAGTCAgaacaaaatccacagtgacTTTCTGAG aATGAAGAATGAACATAACAAAATGCCAGCACACTCCAAGCCTACGAAACCCCTCTCTGAACCTCACCTTCTCAAGCAGGATGTGGAGAACAAGCATCCAGGAAACTCAGACGTGGGCAGGAAGGCACCTGTGCGACCAGGTGTAAGTAGGCTTCCAGTGCTCGCAAAGTCCCTTCGTCTTCAGACTCCCTCCGACTTCAGTCAGTCTCACTGTAGGTGGGAGGAGAAACCTCTGGCT GGCAAAGCTAGGAATAAAAAGCCATGCACCCGGCATGTACCTTTCAACCTGTCGCAGTCAAAGAGCTCAAGAGTGGCCACTGAAAATCAACAGCCCCTAATTGTTTCACAATCGAGGACTGGCACTTGCGCTGTCCAACCTGATAACAATGTACGCAACACTCGTCTaaaaacccaaaacattaaCGCAAAGCCGACTACACGTGCTGCTACGTTAAACAGTAATATGGACTCAACAAAAGCTTCAGGGCGGTTCAACGGAAAGGCTACGGAAGAGACAACCCAGCTGTCAGGACAGTCTGGGCCTTCCAACAAGTTTAAGACTTCAGGCACTTTGTCCCATCCCCTGTCATCCATTCATAACAACACTACGCATCAAAACAGGGCTGCCACTTCTGCACAGGCTGCTTTTAATGCAGAAGCCTGTTTGGATAACATGAACCTGCTCAGTCTCAAAGATCCAAGCAAGACATCCCATACTAGCCAAGACATGCCGCTGACTGCTCAGGGCAATTTTTCCAAAGGTTCAACAG ACAAAGAGGACGACTTTCAGACTGACCATGCGGCATTGCACAGTATCCTCCAGAATGAGGTAAATGCCACAGGTCTGGGATCTGCGACTCCACAGTCCAAACCCTATAACTATCTG CCCCAGCGAGTGTCTGTCATGAAGAGTCGACAAAAAGCTGGACCCGCTAGAG GATCAGTGAAGCAGGTGCAGTTCACCCCCGACTCCGCTGCACTGCAAAGTATCCTGCAGAACGAGGGGGTGAAGGTCGGAGGGCCTGCGGGTGCCACGCCCCAAATCTCTGTCCGTCCGTCAGGCAGAGGCACTTCAATCTACACA CCTCAGAGAGTCCCGGTTAAAAAGAATCGTGCAGAGGCGACCGGAAGACCAGCAG cagtaGCAGTCAAAGAGACTCCGCTGAAGGAATGGACTCCACAGAGAGTCCGTGACACCAGGCATCAGCCCATGTCTGCTATG aaaTGGCATCAGTCGTCACCATACGGCAGCACCCGGGGGCTGCGGCACTGCAAAACCAACCTTCAGCCGCGCCAGGAG GAGGTCATCCAGAGATTATTTGATGATCAAGAGGACGAGCAGAGCACGAATGTGACAGATGGAGATCCTGAGACACAAGCAGAGCAGCTCCCAGTTCAAGCCACAACT CCTAAATCCCACTGCGAAGAAAAGGTAGAGACGAGCAGGGCCAACAGCAACgaggatgaggagcagaggaTTCTGGGAGGACAACCTTTCCTCCAAGAACCGCAAAGAgaatctgtcatttttttctcaacgGGCAAAAGCCTGCTGAGAGTCGCACGCTTTGAGCAGCAGGAGAGCTCATCTCATTATGAGCAGCATGGCCTGGCTTTGTCTGAACAGAGAAAGGCGCTGCCAGCACATGAAGAGACGTCATCTGCGTCAGAACCAACCCGTCAGATCAACCCTTCTGTTCAGAGTCTGCACAGAG ACCTCCATGTTCAAAAGACTTGTTCTGTGGCGATGCTGCGTAAGcatcttcctgctctgcagGAGCTGCGCATGGATGAGGAGGTGGCCACCTACACCTCTGTGTCTGACTCGGCTGCACCCAGTATTCTCCCCCCACGGCCACGCTGTGGAAACCCACTGGCCTCCACCCTGCTCTTTGAAGAGTCCTCT